A genomic window from Luteolibacter sp. LG18 includes:
- the lepA gene encoding translation elongation factor 4 gives MPTSLTRNFSIIAHIDHGKTTLSDRLMGATNTVAQRDEKEQLLDAMDLEREKGITIKSHPVAMEYKAKDGKTYKLNLLDTPGHVDFSYEVARSLAACEGAILMVDAAQGVEAQTVANLHLAHAQNLVIIPVLNKIDLPAADVEKCRRQLEDILAIPGEDAIPASAKAGIGIIDILEAVVARVPAPVENPDKLLRCSVFDSIYDTYRGVVSYVRVFSGSVKKGQRIKLMHTGKTYEVKEVGVFTPKMSARPQLVAGDVGYVIANMKSADEAKIGDTITDNTHPCPEPLPGYKEIQPMVFSGIYPVESSDYEALKAAMAKLQINDAAFTYGSESSTALGFGFRCGFLGLLHMEIIQERLRREFNMDVISTYPSVIYQVTLTDGSELIVDNPTFFPETQVIQEIREPVVNVYIMVPGDYIGDMMQLVLEKRGEVTNTETIDDMRVMLSCVLPLGEILVDFNDKLKSMTRGYGSMDYEHAGYRPANMVKMDMLIAGDPVEAFSTIVHRDKAESYGRVLAGKLKEVIPAHLFVVAIQAAVGGKIVARESISAMRKNVTAKCYGGDITRKRKLLEKQKEGKKKMKMFGKVNIPQDAFIKVLKSGD, from the coding sequence ATGCCTACCAGCCTGACACGCAATTTCTCGATCATCGCCCACATCGATCACGGGAAGACCACGCTGTCCGACCGCCTCATGGGCGCGACCAATACCGTGGCCCAGCGCGACGAAAAGGAGCAGCTCCTCGACGCCATGGACCTGGAGCGCGAGAAGGGCATCACCATCAAGTCCCACCCGGTGGCGATGGAGTACAAGGCCAAGGACGGCAAGACCTACAAGCTCAACCTGTTGGACACGCCCGGTCACGTCGACTTCTCCTACGAGGTTGCCCGCTCGCTGGCCGCCTGCGAGGGCGCGATCCTGATGGTGGACGCCGCCCAGGGCGTGGAGGCCCAGACCGTGGCGAACCTCCACCTCGCCCACGCCCAGAACCTCGTCATCATCCCGGTCCTCAACAAGATCGACCTCCCCGCCGCCGACGTCGAGAAGTGCCGCCGCCAGCTCGAGGACATCCTCGCCATCCCCGGCGAGGACGCCATCCCCGCCTCCGCGAAGGCCGGCATCGGCATCATCGACATCCTCGAAGCCGTCGTCGCACGCGTCCCGGCCCCGGTCGAGAACCCGGACAAGCTGCTGCGCTGCTCGGTCTTCGATTCCATCTACGACACCTACCGCGGCGTGGTCTCCTACGTCCGCGTCTTCTCCGGCTCCGTGAAAAAGGGCCAACGCATCAAGCTGATGCACACCGGCAAGACCTACGAGGTCAAGGAAGTGGGCGTCTTCACCCCGAAGATGAGCGCCCGCCCCCAGCTCGTCGCCGGGGATGTGGGCTACGTGATCGCCAACATGAAATCCGCCGATGAGGCGAAGATCGGCGATACCATCACCGACAACACCCACCCCTGCCCGGAGCCGCTCCCCGGCTACAAGGAGATCCAGCCGATGGTCTTCTCGGGCATCTACCCGGTGGAATCCTCCGACTACGAGGCGCTCAAGGCCGCCATGGCCAAGCTCCAGATCAACGACGCCGCCTTCACCTACGGCTCGGAAAGCTCCACCGCCCTCGGCTTCGGCTTCCGCTGCGGCTTCCTCGGCCTGCTCCACATGGAGATCATCCAGGAGCGCCTGCGCCGTGAGTTCAACATGGACGTGATCTCCACCTACCCGTCCGTGATCTACCAGGTCACGCTCACGGATGGCTCGGAGCTGATCGTGGACAATCCCACCTTCTTCCCGGAAACCCAGGTCATCCAGGAGATCCGCGAGCCCGTCGTGAACGTCTACATCATGGTCCCCGGCGACTACATCGGTGACATGATGCAGCTCGTCCTCGAAAAGCGCGGCGAGGTCACCAACACCGAGACCATCGACGACATGCGCGTCATGCTCTCCTGCGTCCTCCCGCTCGGCGAAATCCTCGTCGACTTCAACGACAAGCTGAAGTCCATGACCCGCGGCTACGGCTCGATGGACTACGAGCACGCCGGCTACCGCCCGGCCAACATGGTGAAGATGGACATGCTCATCGCCGGTGATCCGGTCGAGGCCTTCTCCACCATCGTCCACCGCGACAAGGCCGAGTCGTACGGCCGCGTCCTCGCCGGCAAGCTCAAGGAAGTCATTCCCGCCCACCTCTTCGTCGTCGCCATCCAGGCCGCCGTCGGCGGCAAGATCGTCGCCCGCGAGAGCATCAGCGCCATGCGCAAGAACGTCACCGCCAAGTGCTACGGCGGCGACATCACCCGCAAGCGCAAGCTCCTCGAGAAGCAGAAGGAAGGTAAGAAGAAGATGAAGATGTTCGGCAAGGTCAACATCCCCCAGGACGCCTTCATCAAGGTGCTGAAGTCGGGGGATTGA